In Phycisphaerae bacterium, the DNA window GAGCCTGATCAGCCTGCTGCAAATGGCTCTCGGAACTGGCGCCCACCGAATTGTTCCGCTTTGGAGAACCACAGGACCCGAGCAAGAGAATCGCGAATAAAGTCGCGAGCAATGTTTGAGCAGACATCCTACGCAATGAACACGCTCATCAAACGGATTGAATCAATCATCCGGCCGAGACTTTGAGGGGAATCGTCCCGTCTCGGCGAGGTAGCGGATCTGGCGGCTTGATCGATACCTTGCTACTACTGAGCACCGTCTCGCCGCGCTGCACCGCTTCCGCCAGCGCCACGGTTTCGTCGTAGAGCGCGTCGAGCATCTCGGCTTCGGTCACGGTTCGCTTCTGCTCACCCTGGACGTAGATGATTCCCCGCCCCTTGCCGGCAAACACGGCCACGTCTGCACCCTCTGCCTCCCCAGGACCGTTAACCACACAACCCATTACGGCCACCTTCACCGGAACTCGAATGCCGGAGAGCTTGCGCCGGACATCGGCCGTGAGCTTGATGAGGTCGATTTCGATCCGCCCGCAGGTCGGGCAAGCGATCAGCTCAGGCTCAGCCCGGCCGCGCAGCCCGAGCGAGCAGAGCAGTTCGCGGGCGTCCTCGACTTCGTGAATCGGATCACAGGCATACGAGATACGGATCGTGTCGCCGATTCCCTGCGACAGGAGCGAGCCCAGCGAGGCGATGGAGCGAATGCGACCAGTCTCCGGCGGGCCGGCGTGGGTCAGGCCCAGGTGCAGGGGAAGGTCGAACCGCTCGCTGATGGCCCGGTATGCGTCGATCACCATCGTGGCGTCGATGCTCTTGGCGCTGAGGACGACGTCGTGGAAATCGTTGTCGTCGAAAATGCGAAGGTATTCCTCGACGGTCTCAACCATCAGGCGGAGGAGTTCGCTCCGCCGGTCCTGGGCGAGCCCCGCCTGCTGTGTGGAGCGCCGCCGGCGGTCCCGACGCTCGACGACGCTGCCTTCGTTCACCCCCACGCGAATGGGAATGCCCCGTTCACGGCACGCGGCGATGACCCGATCCACCTCGCGGCGGTCATTGATGTTACCCGGGTTGAGGCGAATCTTGTGCACGCCCGCCTCGATGGCCTCCATGGCCCGTTCGTAGTGGAAATGGACATCCGCCACGATGGGAACGGGCGACTGGTCCAGAATCGCGGGCAACATGGCCGTGTCGCTCTTCTCCGGAACCGCTACCCGGACAATATCACAGCCGGCCTCGGCCAGGCGGCGGATCTGGGCCACGGTGGCGTCGACGTCGTGGGTATAGGTGCTGGTCATGGACTGAATGGAGATGGGCGCATCCCCCCCGACGGGCACCGGCCCCACCATGACCTGTCGCGTTTTCCTTCGAGGAGTCATCTTCCTGTCGTGGTCCTTAACGCCGAACTGACCCAGCCGTCGCTTTCCGGATTCTAATTCGCCTGTGAGACAGGGCAAAGGCTTGCAGCGCGACTCTCGTTGCCGCCGGCGATTCTGCTACAATAGGGTCCGTTCTCGAATTCGGGGGCCTCGGCGCGGATCGCCCCCGGACGACGTGTCCGTTGGCGGTGCGCACATGGATGCGGTCCTCGGGAACGACCTCGGGACTACCATGGCGAAAGCAGGAAAGGAGTCATTCGAATGATCGCAAGGCGTTGGATTGGGGTTTCGGTCGTGCTACTGGGCGTCTCTTCACTTACCGGCTGCGCTTCCAAGGAGCGGGCGTTCGTCAGCTACAGCTATGTGGTGGAGCCGTCAAAGGGCCTGCCGCAGGGCATGAACACGCTCTACATCGCCCCGGCCAAGATCGGACCGACCACCGACGAGAAGTGGTCGGAACTGAGTGCCAACATCCTTCGTTCGCTGGTGAACGAATCGCGTAGCGATTTCGGCACACCGATCGAGATTTCCGACCGGCGCGATACACAAGTCACGTTCGACGAGGCTGATCTGCAAGCGGCCGGGATGTCCGATCGCCGCGGAGGCCAGCCCGGCAAGCTGCTCGGCGCCGATGGGGCCATCCTCAGCTATGTGGACGTGAAAATCACCCTCACGAAGGGCAAACAGAGAACCTTGTCCGACCTTGGGCTCTTCGGGGGCGGCGGACACGGCTACGGTGCGGGTGGCGCCGACATTCGCACCTCGGAAGTGGAAACCGTCACACGGAACATGACCGTGCAGACCAGCTTCAAACTTGTGGACACGGCCAACAACAAGGTCTGGGAGCACTACCTGCCCACGACGTTCACGGCCACGGATCGCACCAAGGCCAGCCCAATTTTCGGTTCGAGCAAGACCGAGGCGGAACTCACGCCGTCCGACAAGATCATCGCAACGCTGGTCGAACAGGGCGCCCGGCAGTTCGTCAGCCGGTTGATGCGATGTCGCATCCAGGTGGACGAGAACGTATCGTCGAGCGGGAACGAGAACTGCCGGCAAGGTGTGCGTCTGCTTCGCGCGGAGGCGTGGGGCTCGGCACTGGATCAGTTCAAGCTCGCCCTGGCAGCCGATCCCGGCGACGACCGGGCCGCATTCGGGGCGGGCGTGGCCCTCGAGGCAGAAGGGCGCCCGGGCGAGGCGCTCCGCTATTACCAGCAGGCCCTTCAGTACTCGGACCGGGCCCAATACCGGGAGGCACGCGAGCGGGTCAAGGCTTATGAGGGACGCGTGACGGGCTAGCGCCCTCGGCGGCCGGGCGACGGAATTCGCGACACGGTCCAACGTTTGGAGAGCCGTGTTGTCTACAACGTATCAGACGGGGCGGTTCCTTGGCAGTTTTGGGGCAAGAACCCGGCTCCGCCGTATCACGATGGGTGATTCTCGGAACATGACCTCGGGGCCAGCACATGACGCCTCGGGTCCATAGGGAGAACGTCTTATGAGATCGAAGCTCTGTTTCGTGCTCGCCGCAGGCGCGGCGCTGGTCCTGATCACGCCGGTTGCTAAGGCGCAAAACGCTGTTACCGATGCCCAGAACAAGCTGCTGGCCAAGCGCGCAGCGGAAGCGGATTGCTTCCGCAAGCTCACGGAAACCGTCTACGGTCTGCAGCTCAACTCTGAGACCACCGTGCGCGACTTTGTAACGGAAAGTGACCAGATTCGCACCTCGGTCAACCAGTTCATCAAGGGCATTCGCACGCAGAAGCCCACCTATTACGACGACGGCGTGGCCGAGGTCGAGTGCGAAGTAACTGTCGCGAATGTGATCACGAGCATCAAGCAGGCACACAGCACGCACTATCACGGAAACAAGGTGACCACGACGGACATCGAGACGATCAGCAAGCGGATTCAGAAGGACGTGATCTCGGCCGTGGGTAGCGGAGCGCCGCGTCCCGACGTTCCGCCCGACCTCCCTCCTCAGGCGATGGATCAGCTTCCGCCGCTGCCGCAGGACTACACGCCGCCCCGCCGGGCGATTCCCGAAATCTGGAAATCCGTCGGTCCGCAGGGGCGGCTGATGGCGGAGCGTGCCGCGCGGGTGGACGCACTCCGAAAGCTGCTCGAGACAATCAAGGGTCTGCGGCTCAACTCCGAGACGCTGGTTCGAGACTTTGTAACCGAGTCGGACGAGATTGCCACGCGAGCCGAGGGCATCGTGGTCGGGGCATCGGAAGTCAGCACCTACCTGCATGATGATGAGCTGATCGCCGAGGTCACCATGCAGGTGCCGGTCGAGCGTGTGCTCACCAAGATCAAGGAGCTGCACAGCGAGCATTACCACGGCAATCGCGTGACGGCCACGCACATCGAAAACGTCAAGAAGGAGATCGAACGGGACACCGTTGAAGCCACCGGCATGGGGGTTCCGCCGCAGCGGTTCCTCAAGGAAGCGGAAGCCAAGGGTGTTTCTTCTCCGGATTGGATGGCGAACGTGCTCCAGGCCACCGGGCAGGGAACCGATCCCGAGATGAATACCGCCCAGGGCAAGCTTCGCGCCGCCCGGGCCGCCGCGCTCGACGGCCTGCGGAAGCTCGCCGAGCAGATCTACGGGCTTCGTATCGATTCCAACACCACGGTGCGGGACTTCGTCACGCAGCGCGACGAGATTCGCTCTCAGGTGGACGCTGTGCTGACCGGAGCCTTCCAGGAACCGGCAACGTTCTCGGAGGACGTGGCCACGGTGGTGGTAACGCTTCCGGCCGCCGAAGTGTGGAGTGTTGTTAACAGCGAAATCCGCCACGAGCGGCGGTCAGGTTCTTAGGACTTCTTCGTACACCGCGGCAATTCCGCGATTGCGCCAGCGGTTTGAACAGCAAGTTTTTTTGCCGGGAGATCAGCGATGAATAGTCGTTTGCGAAGTTCGTTTGCGCTCATAGGCCTGCTGGCAGCGACGTTCGCCGCAGCAGGATGCCAGACATCGTCTGTCCGAACGCACCGCTCATACGAATACAACGGAAGCTCTCCGCCGCCGAGGGAGCGTGCCGAGCAGCCCTCCGAGCGCGAGGAGCTCGAATCCGACTGGGAGATGAAATCGCCGGGCGAAATGGTGGTTGAGCCGGAGTAAGTCCGGCCATACCCCGACGAGCCCAACGCTTCCTACCCCGGCTGGGGCAACATGCCGTCGCCTAGTCCCGGTTCAGTCTTGGGCTTGGCGGGACGGGCCACGCCCACTTCGCGATTCGGACGGGCGTCGGCGCTGTCCAGCAGGTCGGCAACGCCCTTGCGGTCCAGCGACTCCCCGCGGATCAACGCGTTGACTTCGTCGCCGGTGATGGTCTCGAATTTCAGCAGGGCCAGCGCAATCGCCTCGAGCTTCTCCCGGTGCTCCGTGAGGATGCGCCGTGCGTCGGTGTGGGCGGCATCCACGAGGCGCTTGACTTCCGAGTCGATGACCTCGGCCGTCCGCTCGGAAATGTCGCGGCCGCCGCGCAAATCGAACATGGCGCCCCGTCCGCCGTCGTCGCCGTAGTAAATGAAGCCGACGTTCTCGCCCATGCCCCATTCGCGAACCATGCGCTGGGCGATTTCAGTTACCTGTTTGATGTCCGCGGCGGCACCGCTGCTGACTTCGTTGAAGAAGATTTCCTCGGCCAACCGCCCCCCGAACAGCACGCGCATGGTGGCCAGGAGGTAATTGCGGGAATAGACCATGCGGTCGCGTTCCGGCAGCGAGAATGTCGCCCCGCCGTAGGGTCCGCGCGGAATAATGCTGACCTTGTGCAACGGATCGGCCTCTTTTTCCAAGGCCTGAATGAGGGCATGACCGGCCTCGTGGTAGGCCGTGAGTTTGCGGTCGCGCTCGTCGGAGGCGGGGCTCTTCTTCGCCCGTCCCCAGCGGACCTTGTCGCGGGCCTCTTCCAAATCCTCCTGCTCGACGAATTCCTTGCCGCGCAGGGTGGCGACGATCGCGGCCTCGTTCACCAACGCGGAAAGCTCGGCACCGCTGAACATGGGCGTTCCCCGAGCCATCCGCTTGATGTCCACGTTGGGACCCAGCTTCACCTTGCGAAGATGGACCTTGAGGATTTCATAGCGACCCTGGAGATCGGGCAGCGAGACATACACCTGGCGGTCAAACCGTCCCGGTCGGACCAGCGCCGGATCGAGCACGTCGGCCCGGTTGGTCGCGGCGATGACGATGATCTGCGAATTCGTCTCGAATCCGTCCATCTCCACGAGAATGGCGTTGAGCGTCTGCTCGCGTTCGTCATGCCCGCCGCCTCCGAAATTGGCCCCGCGGCGCCGCCCGACCGCGTCGATCTCATCCAGGAAGATAATGCAGGGCGAATTTTCCTTGGCCTGCTTGAACAGGTCGCGCACGCGGGAGGCGCCCACGCCGACGAACATCTCCACGAAGTCCGAACCGCTGATGGAGAAAAACGGCACTTCCGCTTCGCCGGCGATGGCCTTGGCCAGGAGCGTCTTGCCGCATCCCGGTTCGCCGACCAGCAGGATGCCGCGCGGGACGCGCGCGCCCAGGCGCTGAAACTTCTTCGGGGCCTTGAGGAACTCGATGATTTCCTGAACTTCCTCCTTGGCCTCCTCGATGCCCGCCACGTCCGCGAAGGTCACGTTGGTATGCTCTTTGGCGGTGACACGGTGGCGCGATCTGCCGAAACTGCCCAACATGCCTGCTCCTCCGCCGGCGTTGCGAATCTGGCGGAAGATGACGAACCAGATAAAGGCGAAAATGAGAATCCACGGAAGCATGCTCAGCAGCACGAGCACGAACTGGTTGGTTCGTTGGGCGGACACTTCCGCGTTGGATTCACGAATGAGCCGCCGGAGAAACTCGTCGTCGATCGCAGCCCGCGGGTACTCGACGAAGAATCGCTCGGGCGGCGCCCCGGCGGCGGTCCCCTCCGTCGGGACCAGCTCGCCTTCGATCTTGCCGTCCTCCTCCTTGATGGTCAGCTTGGCCACATGCTTGTTCTCAAGATGCTTGTAGAACTCGCTGATGCTGATCTCCTTGGCGGGATCGAGCGAGCTCGTCAGCAGCGTAACCAAGAGCAGGACCAGTCCAAGGACGAAAAGCCAGCTCACGAAATTGCGCGAGAGGCGTACATTCGGACCACCGGGCTTGCGTCCGTCGGGAGGCTGTGGGTTTTGTTGGCCGTTGCCATCCGCCATGTTCGAAGTTCTCTCGTTGTCAAGTCAGGCTTTTGGAAGACCCTACCGATGGGTACGAGGGATCATAGCGGTCCTACCATCCGGATTCCATCGACTCGACGATCTGCTCAGCCAGGCCGCCCATCCCCCGGACCATGGCGACGCGGAAGGTCTCCCCCACGGGGGGGATGTAACTGGTCTGATACACGAATCGCGGTTTTTCGACCAGAATCCGGCCCGTTCGGATGTCCTGGAGTCGATAACGTACGGTGATCGTCGAACCAATCTCCCGGGGCAGATCGGTGTCGAAATCATCGCCGAACACACGGTTTTGTACGCTGATGACCTCCCCGCTGAGGACCGCGTCGGCGTCCTCCAGGCGCGTCACCCGATAGGGCGTGTCCATCTCGATCCGCTTTACCAACGCTTCGGTCAACTGGAATTCAAGCTCGCGTCGAAACTCCCGGGATTGAAACATCTCCACGTGGACCGTCTGAATATCGGTCGGAAACGGACGGGTGGTGGAGTATCCGCAGCCGGAAAGGGCAGCGAAAATGACCGCGGCGCCGAAAGCGAAGAACGGCTTGATTCTGGACTGGACCATCGCTCATCCAATTCTCGAACGTGAACAACTGATCGGCGGAATACGCGACCGAAGACAGTGCGCCGGTTAACCCCCTGCTTCCGGTAACGTTTCGCCGAGCAGGGACAACCGGGTGCGCGCCTCGACCGCCGCGGCCGTATCCGCAAAGTCGCGTGCAATACGCTCCAGGTAGAACACCGCCGACGCCAGATGATCGGTGCGCGCGTACCAGTCGGCAATGTTGAGCATCTTTTCCGCGCGCTTCTCGGCGATATCCGCGAGTATCAGCCGGACGTTTTCTTCGGTGCGGCCCGCGGCATCCGGATACTGGTTGAGATAATCGAGGTAGCGCTCTCGCGCTTCAACGAGCGGGGCGTCATCGTACGGGATCCCGCGAAACGCGGCCAAGGTCGCATCGGCCGCGCGACGCATGGCATAACGGTGATAACGGCTGAGCGGATAGTCCTTCACGAGTCGAGCATATTCAATCTCCGCCAGATCGTATTCGCCGGTGCGGTAGAAGTAATCCCCCTTGGTCTTGATGGCCAGAATGGCCTCGGGTCGATCGGGGTAATTCGAAGATATATCGTCCAGGATCTGCAGGCCGAGCTCCTTGCCGGGAACGATGCGCAGACCCAGAAACTTCCGCTTGGCGCCGCCCAGGAAGGACTCGGCGATGACGAACTCGAGCCGGATGGCCTCCGATGTGACCGCCATGCCCCCATAGCGATTGAGAAACTCCTGGAGCAGCTTGTGGGCTTTCTCAAATTCGCGCCGTCCGACCAGGGCCTCGGCCCGGGCGATCATGACCTCCGGAAAAAGCTCCTGCTCCCGCCCGTAGCTCTTCTCGAAGCGTTTCGCTGCGGCGATCGCCTTACGGTATTCGCGATCTCGATTGAGCCGGCGGATTTCGTACAGCGCCCCCTCAGGCGTGCTCTTGGGCGGCGGCGGCTGCTCGACCCAGTCGCGCTTGGCGGGATCGAACGTGAGCGAACGGGCGCGCGGTGGCTCGGCCCGTGCCGGTAGGACATTGCCGAGCAGGATCATTGCGGCCAATAGCGGCACGGAAAGCGTATCACGACCTACGAAAGAGCGCCGCGACCACCCGGATGCGCAGTGGCCCATGGACCCATTCATTGCGATCTCCGCGGTTCCCATGGGTCAATTGTAAGCCCGATCGTTATCGGCACGCAACGCGTCGGCCCCATGCCGCCCGGAAATAGGCCGTTTGCGGCGTCGCGTATCAACGGGTATAGGAAGTGTCCCGGAAATGTCCAGGGGGCATTGCTCCGGGCAGATTTTGGCGCGGCATGATCAAGACTCCATTCAAGACCGCAATCTCGCCATTGATCGCCGTGAATCTCCTCATCGCCGCGCTCGTGGCCGGATGCTCCCAACCAAAGGCCCAGTACAAGCCGGCATGGCTGATTTCTCGAAGTGACGTCGAGCGCTACTCTCTCTCGCTGCTCGTAGAGCCCGATGCAGACGTCCGTCGAATGACCATTGAGCGCCTCGCGGAAACGGGCCATGCAGACGACCCGAAAGCGGTCGAAGCGTTGATCCGCGCGCTTCGCGGCGACCCGAGCGAGTCGGTGCGATGCGCGGCCGTGTGCGCCCTGCGCGATGTCGGCGGCCCATCCATCGCCGGAGAATTCCTCGATGTTCTTGCCGCCGGTCCCAGTTCGAATTCACCACGCGCCGCGGGTCCGAAGCTCCGCTGGGAGCTGGTCTATGCCCTGCGGAGCCCCCAGTGCGCCGGCCACAGCGATGTCGAGCTGCACACGCGGATTCGGGATCGGGCCATCGAGATTCTGGGCAGCGATCCGGATCGCGACGTGCGCATGGAGGCGGCGCGACTTCTGGGTCATTACGAATCAAGGGAGACGCTGGCATCGCTGATTAAGGCCCTCCGGCAGGCCGATTTCGGCGTGGTGTACGAAGCCGGCCGATCGCTGGAACGCCTCACGGGCAAGGAGCTGCCCTATGAGCCGGGTCCGTGGGAGCAGTGGCTCGCTTCTACCAGCGATCCGTTCGCCGACAAACCCGCCGAGGACGAGCCTTCCAAGTCCAGACATTCATGGTGGCCCTTCGGCGGGAGCAGCGCCCGTCGCTGAAGCAGGGAGAGTCCGTGCGCGCCGTCGTCTTCGATGAACAACTGTCGTTTCATTCGAGCCGCCCCGAGCCGACGCCCGCGTCGGGTGAATGCCTGGTTCGGGTGCACCTGGCCGGAATTTGCGCCACCGACCTTCAGATCACCCGCGGCTACATGGACTTCCGCGGTGTGCCCGGGCACGAGTTCGTCGGTACGGTTGCGGAGGGATCGGAGAACTGGAAAGGCCGGCGGGTCGTCGCGGAAATCAACTGCGTCTGCCGGCGCTGCGACATGTGCCAGGGCGGGCTCTCGAATCATTGCCGCAATCGAACCGTTCTCGGGATCCAGGGTCGTGACGGCGCCATGGCCGACTTTCTGACCGTGCCTGAGCAGAATCTGCACGCCGTTCCCGATCATATCCTGGACGAGGAAGCCGTTTTCATTGAACCGCTCGCGGCCGCATACCAGGTGCTGGGTCAGGCAGCGATCGATGCACGGATGAACGTTGCTGTCGTGGGTACCGGTCGACTGGGCCTGCTGGTC includes these proteins:
- the ispG gene encoding flavodoxin-dependent (E)-4-hydroxy-3-methylbut-2-enyl-diphosphate synthase, whose translation is MTPRRKTRQVMVGPVPVGGDAPISIQSMTSTYTHDVDATVAQIRRLAEAGCDIVRVAVPEKSDTAMLPAILDQSPVPIVADVHFHYERAMEAIEAGVHKIRLNPGNINDRREVDRVIAACRERGIPIRVGVNEGSVVERRDRRRRSTQQAGLAQDRRSELLRLMVETVEEYLRIFDDNDFHDVVLSAKSIDATMVIDAYRAISERFDLPLHLGLTHAGPPETGRIRSIASLGSLLSQGIGDTIRISYACDPIHEVEDARELLCSLGLRGRAEPELIACPTCGRIEIDLIKLTADVRRKLSGIRVPVKVAVMGCVVNGPGEAEGADVAVFAGKGRGIIYVQGEQKRTVTEAEMLDALYDETVALAEAVQRGETVLSSSKVSIKPPDPLPRRDGTIPLKVSAG
- a CDS encoding LPP20 family lipoprotein, translated to MRSKLCFVLAAGAALVLITPVAKAQNAVTDAQNKLLAKRAAEADCFRKLTETVYGLQLNSETTVRDFVTESDQIRTSVNQFIKGIRTQKPTYYDDGVAEVECEVTVANVITSIKQAHSTHYHGNKVTTTDIETISKRIQKDVISAVGSGAPRPDVPPDLPPQAMDQLPPLPQDYTPPRRAIPEIWKSVGPQGRLMAERAARVDALRKLLETIKGLRLNSETLVRDFVTESDEIATRAEGIVVGASEVSTYLHDDELIAEVTMQVPVERVLTKIKELHSEHYHGNRVTATHIENVKKEIERDTVEATGMGVPPQRFLKEAEAKGVSSPDWMANVLQATGQGTDPEMNTAQGKLRAARAAALDGLRKLAEQIYGLRIDSNTTVRDFVTQRDEIRSQVDAVLTGAFQEPATFSEDVATVVVTLPAAEVWSVVNSEIRHERRSGS
- the ftsH gene encoding ATP-dependent zinc metalloprotease FtsH, whose translation is MADGNGQQNPQPPDGRKPGGPNVRLSRNFVSWLFVLGLVLLLVTLLTSSLDPAKEISISEFYKHLENKHVAKLTIKEEDGKIEGELVPTEGTAAGAPPERFFVEYPRAAIDDEFLRRLIRESNAEVSAQRTNQFVLVLLSMLPWILIFAFIWFVIFRQIRNAGGGAGMLGSFGRSRHRVTAKEHTNVTFADVAGIEEAKEEVQEIIEFLKAPKKFQRLGARVPRGILLVGEPGCGKTLLAKAIAGEAEVPFFSISGSDFVEMFVGVGASRVRDLFKQAKENSPCIIFLDEIDAVGRRRGANFGGGGHDEREQTLNAILVEMDGFETNSQIIVIAATNRADVLDPALVRPGRFDRQVYVSLPDLQGRYEILKVHLRKVKLGPNVDIKRMARGTPMFSGAELSALVNEAAIVATLRGKEFVEQEDLEEARDKVRWGRAKKSPASDERDRKLTAYHEAGHALIQALEKEADPLHKVSIIPRGPYGGATFSLPERDRMVYSRNYLLATMRVLFGGRLAEEIFFNEVSSGAAADIKQVTEIAQRMVREWGMGENVGFIYYGDDGGRGAMFDLRGGRDISERTAEVIDSEVKRLVDAAHTDARRILTEHREKLEAIALALLKFETITGDEVNALIRGESLDRKGVADLLDSADARPNREVGVARPAKPKTEPGLGDGMLPQPG
- a CDS encoding LptE family protein; protein product: MVQSRIKPFFAFGAAVIFAALSGCGYSTTRPFPTDIQTVHVEMFQSREFRRELEFQLTEALVKRIEMDTPYRVTRLEDADAVLSGEVISVQNRVFGDDFDTDLPREIGSTITVRYRLQDIRTGRILVEKPRFVYQTSYIPPVGETFRVAMVRGMGGLAEQIVESMESGW
- the bamD gene encoding outer membrane protein assembly factor BamD, whose amino-acid sequence is MNGSMGHCASGWSRRSFVGRDTLSVPLLAAMILLGNVLPARAEPPRARSLTFDPAKRDWVEQPPPPKSTPEGALYEIRRLNRDREYRKAIAAAKRFEKSYGREQELFPEVMIARAEALVGRREFEKAHKLLQEFLNRYGGMAVTSEAIRLEFVIAESFLGGAKRKFLGLRIVPGKELGLQILDDISSNYPDRPEAILAIKTKGDYFYRTGEYDLAEIEYARLVKDYPLSRYHRYAMRRAADATLAAFRGIPYDDAPLVEARERYLDYLNQYPDAAGRTEENVRLILADIAEKRAEKMLNIADWYARTDHLASAVFYLERIARDFADTAAAVEARTRLSLLGETLPEAGG
- a CDS encoding HEAT repeat domain-containing protein, producing the protein MIKTPFKTAISPLIAVNLLIAALVAGCSQPKAQYKPAWLISRSDVERYSLSLLVEPDADVRRMTIERLAETGHADDPKAVEALIRALRGDPSESVRCAAVCALRDVGGPSIAGEFLDVLAAGPSSNSPRAAGPKLRWELVYALRSPQCAGHSDVELHTRIRDRAIEILGSDPDRDVRMEAARLLGHYESRETLASLIKALRQADFGVVYEAGRSLERLTGKELPYEPGPWEQWLASTSDPFADKPAEDEPSKSRHSWWPFGGSSARR
- a CDS encoding alcohol dehydrogenase catalytic domain-containing protein, which gives rise to MRAVVFDEQLSFHSSRPEPTPASGECLVRVHLAGICATDLQITRGYMDFRGVPGHEFVGTVAEGSENWKGRRVVAEINCVCRRCDMCQGGLSNHCRNRTVLGIQGRDGAMADFLTVPEQNLHAVPDHILDEEAVFIEPLAAAYQVLGQAAIDARMNVAVVGTGRLGLLVAQVLATTGCRLVAVGRNPRTLELCEKKGVQAVPVADLEPRHDQDVVVECSGSPEGLEIAMHLVRPRGTIVLKSTCAEPATINLAPLVVNEIRLMGSRCGPFPEAINALARQAVDVRSMVSRTVPIEQTAEAFAAAEDPRNVKILLKINPR